A genomic stretch from Dama dama isolate Ldn47 chromosome 10, ASM3311817v1, whole genome shotgun sequence includes:
- the CCL24 gene encoding C-C motif chemokine 24, with the protein MAGPVTMATSLLLLALCITPADSVTLPSSCCITFISKKIPESRVISYQLTNGSVCPQAGVIFTTRKGQKFCGNPKLPWVQKYVKNLDAKQKKASTRTRAMNTTAPFWKHLANSTFI; encoded by the exons ATGGCAGGGCCCGTGACCATGGCAACCAGCCTCCTGCTCTTGGCCCTGTGCATCACCCCTGCAG ACTCTGTGACACTCCCCTCTTCCTGCTGCATTACCTTCATTTCCAAGAAAATTCCCGAGAGCCGAGTGATAAGCTACCAGCTGACCAACGGGAGCGTCTGCCCCCAGGCAGGAGTGAT CTTCACCACCCGGAAGGGCCAGAAGTTCTGTGGCAACCCCAAGTTGCCGTGGGTCCAGAAGTATGTGAAGAACTTGGATGCCAAGCAGAAGAAAGCCTCCACTAGGACCAGGGCGATGAACACTACAGCCCCCTTCTGGAAACATCTAGCCAACAGCACCTTCATCTAA